In Prosthecochloris sp. GSB1, the following proteins share a genomic window:
- a CDS encoding AMP-binding protein, producing MSVRPWIAHYDEGVPPTLEPYPLHTLVDIARGRSAERPGKTAMHFKGGVLSWSRLESESDAFAAALMETGLKKGDRVALLLPNSPQMIIAEFGIWKAGGVAVPLNPLYTESELAFALRECGAETVVVLTSFYRKVLAVKAATDVRRVIASSIKEYLAPFKKLLFSLFMEKKDGHAVELDEGDFSFGDLVARYLGTDVTFPDVGPDDTALFLFSGGTTGIPKCAVCTHRGLVAAGMQIAAWFSVVLEKGRDIIMLNMPLFHVYAQVGILGSALVEGYPFSLVPNPRDLDDLLATIRKLRPSVLPGVPTLFTALIGHPSVRRNPKLLSSLKLSVSAGAPLLRETRDRFEQLTGARIIDAYSLTEAMTGSVLTPIFGTCKDGSVGIAAPDVEIRIVDPDDRHREMALLQMGEVAIRAPQLMKEYWGRPCETARVLRDGWLFTGDLGYLDEDGYLFVVDRKKDVIKPSGFQVWPREVEEVIASHPRVSEVGVAGVPDDYQGEAVKAWVVPVEAEALPDENELRMFCREKLAPYKVPKFFEFAEALPKSLVGKVLRRKLVEEHCRRASGA from the coding sequence ATGAGCGTCAGACCCTGGATTGCGCATTACGATGAGGGAGTCCCCCCGACACTCGAGCCGTATCCCCTTCACACTCTCGTCGACATAGCCCGTGGTCGTTCTGCTGAACGTCCCGGAAAAACAGCCATGCATTTCAAGGGCGGCGTTTTATCGTGGTCCCGTCTGGAGTCGGAGAGCGACGCCTTCGCGGCAGCGCTCATGGAAACGGGTTTGAAAAAAGGGGATCGCGTGGCATTGCTGCTGCCCAATTCCCCCCAGATGATCATCGCCGAATTCGGCATATGGAAGGCCGGCGGTGTCGCGGTTCCTCTCAACCCGCTCTATACCGAAAGCGAGCTGGCGTTCGCCCTGCGGGAGTGTGGAGCCGAAACGGTTGTCGTACTTACTTCGTTTTATCGCAAGGTGCTTGCCGTGAAAGCGGCGACGGACGTCCGGAGGGTGATAGCCTCCAGCATCAAGGAGTATCTGGCGCCGTTCAAAAAGCTCCTTTTTTCACTGTTCATGGAGAAAAAGGACGGCCATGCGGTTGAGCTTGACGAGGGGGATTTTAGTTTCGGGGATCTGGTTGCGCGTTACCTTGGAACGGATGTGACGTTTCCCGATGTGGGGCCTGACGATACAGCTCTTTTTCTTTTTTCAGGAGGTACGACCGGTATACCGAAATGCGCGGTATGCACGCATCGCGGACTGGTTGCCGCCGGTATGCAGATCGCCGCATGGTTCAGTGTCGTTCTTGAAAAGGGACGGGATATCATCATGCTCAACATGCCGCTCTTTCATGTTTACGCGCAGGTCGGTATTCTCGGGTCGGCTTTGGTGGAAGGATATCCGTTTTCCCTCGTGCCCAATCCGCGCGATCTCGACGACCTGCTCGCAACGATCCGCAAGCTTCGTCCCTCGGTGCTGCCCGGCGTTCCGACCCTTTTCACCGCCCTGATCGGGCATCCATCGGTCAGGAGGAACCCGAAACTTCTTTCTTCGCTGAAACTCAGTGTTTCCGCGGGGGCGCCGCTGCTTCGCGAAACCAGGGACCGTTTCGAGCAACTTACCGGCGCCAGGATCATCGATGCCTACAGTCTGACCGAGGCGATGACCGGCTCTGTACTGACGCCGATTTTCGGGACCTGCAAGGATGGCTCGGTGGGTATTGCCGCGCCGGATGTCGAGATCCGGATCGTGGACCCTGACGACCGGCACAGGGAGATGGCCTTGCTCCAGATGGGTGAGGTGGCGATACGTGCGCCGCAGCTCATGAAAGAGTACTGGGGGAGACCCTGCGAAACCGCCAGGGTCCTGCGTGACGGCTGGCTGTTTACCGGCGACCTTGGTTATCTCGACGAGGACGGCTATCTCTTCGTCGTCGACAGGAAAAAGGATGTGATCAAACCGAGCGGTTTTCAGGTATGGCCGAGAGAGGTCGAAGAGGTTATCGCATCGCACCCGCGGGTGTCGGAAGTAGGAGTGGCCGGCGTGCCGGACGATTATCAGGGAGAGGCTGTCAAGGCCTGGGTTGTGCCTGTCGAAGCGGAGGCGCTGCCCGACGAGAATGAGCTTCGCATGTTCTGCCGGGAAAAACTCGCCCCTTACAAGGTGCCGAAGTTCTTCGAGTTCGCGGAAGCTCTTCCGAAAAGCCTTGTCGGCAAGGTGCTCCGCCGCAAGCTTGTCGAAGAGCACTGCCGCAGGGCTTCCGGCGCATGA
- a CDS encoding radical SAM/SPASM domain-containing protein, with the protein MRLYPSSYTVVIPDGDDLLLFNTRTLYFGRLGADLYREVLLLIGALDDGGDARGISNENARAAAFLLRQKGFFVDDPFRERERVAERFERQRGNRGHLGLTIAPTLDCNFACSYCYERSEPFTMSSETVERVAVHVARELASGRFRSMHVTWYGGEPLLPESFDVVVSLSERMLSSCGLYDVSYSANIITNGYLLDRMTARRLVDNRVALAQITLDGPPELHDRTRTLKNGSGTFGRIMSNIRSARDLLRFSIRMNVNAGNADAVLALKRVLREEGMLADAGRTAFYLSPVRSYTASCQGGECLTDSSFYRLQLELLARGINEDGFTVVEEYPALKESVCTAIGSDSFVIGPSGELYKCWLDLGRKERSVGALGSDGPELNRRMARWTEFSPSSSGCRDCSMLPLCMGGCPELNLRSRDGEENLACCNWKYVLREHLLHIAHCQPSKEGDVS; encoded by the coding sequence ATGAGGCTCTACCCATCCTCATACACCGTCGTGATTCCCGACGGTGACGATTTGCTTTTGTTCAATACACGGACGCTCTACTTCGGACGGCTTGGCGCCGATCTCTATCGGGAAGTGCTGTTGTTGATCGGCGCTCTCGACGACGGCGGTGATGCAAGGGGGATTTCGAATGAAAACGCCCGCGCCGCCGCGTTTCTCCTGAGACAGAAGGGCTTTTTTGTCGACGATCCTTTTCGCGAGCGTGAAAGGGTTGCGGAGCGTTTCGAGCGTCAGCGGGGCAACCGGGGACATCTCGGGCTGACCATCGCGCCTACCCTTGACTGCAATTTCGCCTGTTCTTACTGTTACGAGCGTTCAGAACCCTTTACCATGTCGTCGGAGACCGTGGAGCGAGTCGCCGTTCACGTCGCCAGGGAACTTGCTTCCGGCCGTTTTCGCAGCATGCATGTCACCTGGTACGGTGGTGAGCCGCTTCTCCCGGAAAGTTTCGACGTCGTCGTTTCGCTATCCGAACGCATGCTCTCCTCATGCGGGCTTTACGACGTTTCCTACTCGGCGAACATCATAACCAACGGTTATCTTCTCGACCGCATGACGGCCCGTCGCCTTGTGGACAACCGTGTCGCCCTTGCCCAGATTACGCTCGACGGACCGCCGGAGCTTCACGATCGGACAAGAACCCTGAAAAACGGTTCGGGCACTTTTGGACGTATCATGAGCAATATCCGCTCCGCTCGCGACCTGCTCAGGTTCAGCATCAGAATGAACGTCAATGCCGGAAACGCCGATGCCGTGCTTGCTCTCAAACGGGTGTTGCGCGAAGAAGGAATGCTCGCAGACGCAGGCAGGACGGCATTCTACCTTTCGCCCGTTCGTTCCTATACCGCCTCCTGCCAGGGAGGGGAGTGCCTGACCGACAGCTCGTTCTACCGGTTGCAGCTCGAACTTCTCGCCCGGGGCATCAACGAGGACGGTTTTACGGTCGTCGAGGAGTATCCCGCGCTGAAAGAGTCGGTGTGCACGGCCATCGGTTCTGATTCCTTCGTTATCGGTCCATCGGGCGAGCTCTACAAATGCTGGCTCGATCTCGGAAGAAAGGAACGGTCGGTGGGAGCGCTCGGATCGGACGGGCCGGAACTGAACCGGAGGATGGCGAGGTGGACGGAATTCAGTCCTTCCTCCTCGGGCTGTCGGGATTGTTCCATGCTTCCGCTTTGCATGGGCGGGTGCCCGGAGCTGAACCTTCGGAGTCGCGATGGCGAGGAAAACCTCGCCTGCTGCAACTGGAAATATGTTCTCAGGGAGCACCTGCTCCATATTGCGCATTGCCAACCCTCAAAAGAAGGAGATGTTTCATGA
- a CDS encoding nuclear transport factor 2 family protein, giving the protein MRSARILLAFTFLLLSAFPLNAAESDSSLGEQLVRKLFADMKAGDVAAVEAVISQAFQSIHQDGTRDRDQEIELVRNLNMGELTLDDFKTSRSGDLLVVTYSVSVNETIDGNRLSSSPAYRLTVFQKEGGEWRWIAHANLKPLL; this is encoded by the coding sequence ATGAGATCCGCGCGAATCCTGCTTGCATTCACATTCTTGCTGTTGTCCGCTTTTCCGCTGAACGCTGCAGAAAGTGACAGTTCGCTCGGAGAACAGCTTGTCCGGAAACTTTTCGCCGACATGAAGGCAGGTGATGTGGCGGCTGTCGAGGCGGTCATTTCGCAGGCGTTCCAGTCCATTCATCAGGACGGGACGCGTGACCGTGACCAGGAGATCGAACTCGTCAGGAACCTGAACATGGGTGAGCTGACGCTCGACGATTTCAAGACGTCGCGAAGCGGCGACCTTCTTGTCGTGACCTACTCGGTTTCTGTCAATGAAACCATTGACGGAAACCGTTTGTCTTCCAGTCCGGCTTACCGGTTGACGGTGTTCCAGAAGGAAGGGGGTGAGTGGCGATGGATCGCGCACGCCAATCTCAAACCCCTGCTGTGA
- a CDS encoding SDR family NAD(P)-dependent oxidoreductase, whose amino-acid sequence MRLSEKNALVTGSAGGIGRAVAKCLAAEGARVFLSDIDGEGCLAVMEEILGQGGAAEAKIVDVTREEDIGELFSWFGSSATRPDIVVNIAGGDMEPVADVEAIDPEKMSMNLDLNLKSCILCCREAVRLMRPARYGRIVNMSSLVYRGGPMQFTYSAAKGGIFSFTRSLAMAVGKDNITVNALAPALVDVPVFERMLGAQRWSALKSGTAARYPLQRIASPQDVAKAALFLASDDAAFITGQILEISGGARL is encoded by the coding sequence ATGAGACTTTCGGAGAAAAACGCTCTTGTAACCGGCTCCGCCGGAGGAATCGGGAGAGCCGTAGCGAAATGTCTTGCTGCCGAAGGGGCCCGGGTGTTTCTTTCGGACATTGACGGGGAGGGTTGTCTTGCCGTCATGGAGGAGATTCTCGGGCAGGGAGGCGCGGCAGAGGCGAAAATCGTCGATGTGACGCGCGAGGAGGATATCGGGGAACTGTTCTCCTGGTTCGGTTCGTCGGCCACCAGGCCGGATATCGTCGTCAATATCGCCGGAGGCGACATGGAGCCGGTCGCCGATGTGGAAGCGATCGATCCGGAAAAAATGAGCATGAACCTCGATCTCAACCTGAAATCCTGTATTCTTTGCTGCCGCGAGGCCGTTCGACTGATGCGTCCGGCGCGATACGGCAGAATCGTCAATATGAGTTCGCTTGTCTACAGGGGCGGTCCGATGCAGTTCACCTATTCGGCGGCAAAAGGCGGGATTTTTTCCTTTACCCGCTCCCTTGCTATGGCAGTGGGAAAAGACAATATAACGGTCAACGCTCTCGCGCCGGCGCTGGTCGACGTGCCGGTTTTCGAGCGGATGCTTGGCGCTCAACGCTGGAGCGCGTTGAAATCCGGAACCGCCGCCCGTTACCCCCTGCAACGTATCGCGAGCCCCCAGGATGTAGCCAAAGCCGCCCTTTTTCTCGCTTCCGACGATGCGGCGTTCATTACCGGCCAGATTCTCGAGATATCGGGAGGCGCCCGTCTGTAG
- a CDS encoding RNA recognition motif domain-containing protein, with protein sequence MNIYIGNLEYGVTEDDLRDAFAEFGEVSSANIITDKFTGRSKGFGFVEMPNDSEASAAIDALNDSDLNGRSIKVNQARPREERPSRPRY encoded by the coding sequence ATGAATATTTATATCGGCAACCTGGAATACGGAGTAACTGAAGACGACCTGCGCGATGCGTTCGCTGAATTCGGTGAGGTTTCCAGTGCAAATATCATCACGGATAAATTCACCGGTCGTTCAAAAGGTTTCGGTTTCGTCGAAATGCCGAACGACTCAGAGGCTTCCGCGGCGATCGATGCGCTGAACGATTCCGATCTGAATGGTCGCTCCATCAAAGTCAACCAGGCTAGGCCGCGCGAAGAGCGTCCGTCCAGACCTCGTTACTGA
- a CDS encoding DUF4403 family protein — MNKKLMFPGLVAALLAAGLLAALFYDMTSRGKPPEPLSAEIDIQVPLSTFNLPVTYDIEKLADYLNAKLSGTFLEKTVRPRKSKKEEIFLKLTKNGRITVSSSGEELLCTLPIAVDATLEKTWFAGLFKPVHTSLVLSLATPVSLDRDWNIRTAFRITGYRWVDEPILRLGPLKIHLTDTVNEVIEEKTAGLTAMLDREIRGEVSLKPTMSGVWRDLQKPISISRKPTPVWARFVCEDIRGIVRVDSAEISCHTTLKAKTLVVTDSAAAEEEKPLPPFRTVPGNERSKESDIYLYAAVPFDELNEKLNEEFANKTYSAGGRNLEVRNIRAYASAKGLIMEVVTDETFKSRFYLSGELAFEPRREILKVKNFDYEVSSRNIFVKAGDDILHDRIRDEVAAKLTVDLTPRIDEVPNIIEHAISRKKAGESIALEIENLHIRNCDIITDSKRIHLVMRIATDASITLKRIKIGKPVRIR; from the coding sequence ATGAACAAAAAACTCATGTTTCCCGGCCTTGTCGCCGCCCTGCTCGCAGCCGGACTGCTGGCCGCCCTTTTTTACGACATGACGAGCCGCGGCAAACCGCCCGAACCATTGAGCGCCGAGATCGATATCCAGGTGCCGCTCTCGACGTTCAATCTTCCAGTAACCTACGATATCGAAAAACTTGCCGATTATCTCAACGCCAAGCTTTCGGGAACGTTCCTCGAAAAAACGGTACGTCCGCGGAAATCGAAAAAGGAGGAGATTTTTCTGAAACTCACGAAAAACGGCCGCATCACCGTCAGTTCTTCAGGAGAAGAACTGCTCTGCACCCTGCCGATCGCCGTTGATGCAACTCTTGAAAAAACCTGGTTTGCCGGGCTTTTCAAACCCGTCCACACCAGCCTCGTGCTCTCGCTCGCCACCCCTGTTTCGCTCGACAGGGACTGGAATATCAGGACTGCCTTCAGAATTACCGGTTACCGATGGGTAGATGAGCCGATCCTGCGACTCGGGCCACTCAAAATTCATCTTACCGATACAGTCAACGAGGTCATTGAAGAAAAAACCGCGGGACTCACAGCGATGCTCGATAGGGAAATTCGCGGGGAAGTCTCCCTGAAACCGACGATGTCAGGAGTCTGGCGCGATCTGCAGAAACCGATTTCGATCAGCCGCAAACCAACTCCCGTATGGGCCCGTTTCGTCTGTGAGGATATCAGGGGAATCGTGCGGGTCGATAGCGCCGAAATATCCTGCCACACCACCCTGAAAGCGAAAACGCTTGTCGTAACCGACTCCGCGGCGGCGGAAGAGGAAAAACCTCTTCCACCGTTCAGAACCGTTCCCGGGAACGAACGCTCAAAGGAATCGGATATCTACCTCTATGCGGCGGTCCCCTTTGATGAACTGAACGAAAAGCTCAACGAGGAATTCGCGAACAAAACCTATTCCGCCGGAGGCAGAAACCTCGAGGTCCGCAACATACGCGCCTACGCCTCGGCAAAAGGCCTGATCATGGAGGTCGTCACCGACGAAACATTCAAAAGCCGTTTCTACCTGAGCGGCGAACTGGCATTCGAGCCTCGGCGGGAAATCCTCAAGGTAAAAAATTTCGACTACGAGGTCAGCTCCCGAAACATCTTCGTAAAGGCGGGCGACGACATTCTGCACGACAGGATACGCGATGAGGTCGCGGCGAAACTCACTGTCGACCTCACGCCGCGCATAGACGAAGTACCGAACATCATTGAACACGCCATATCGAGAAAAAAAGCGGGAGAAAGCATAGCCCTGGAGATTGAAAACCTGCATATCAGAAACTGCGACATTATCACGGACAGCAAAAGAATCCATCTCGTGATGCGTATCGCAACGGACGCATCCATCACCCTGAAAAGAATAAAGATCGGCAAACCCGTCAGAATCCGATGA
- the polX gene encoding DNA polymerase/3'-5' exonuclease PolX, giving the protein MHVVNADVEAVFKKVADLLEIRDANPFRVRAYRNAAVTVGRMSKDVADLVGRNADLTELPGVGRDLARKIREVVLTGRLGLLDKLEKQSRASFSELMEIPGLGPRKVKALYDALDIRNLDDLERAAEKGDIEHVTGFGRKTQDTILKETGRRKERGRRIPWPEAMRLVSPLVSYLEALDDVRQVAVAGSFRRCRETVGDLDILVNCRRGPEAIRHFTAYDDVSDVISSGSTRSSVVLRSGIQVDLRVVPTVSWGAALLYFTGSREHNIAVRRIAMGLDLKINEYGVFRDHERIAGKSEKEVYSAIDLPLIPPEIRENRGEIEAAKKEAIPDLVGLDDIRGDLHMHTRKTDGRNSIREMAEAAAAKGYEYIAITEHSRHVRIAHGLDAPALARHIEEIERVNRELPGITVLKGVEVDILEDGSLDLPDEILKDLDIVVCAVHYQFALTVKQQTRRIIRAMEHCCTHILAHPTGRLINRREPCGIDMEEVMKKAGETGCILEINAAPERLDLDDRHCLMAKRAGVRVAISSDAHSVDGLDSMLYGVNQARRGWLEAGDVVNTLSLKGIRDALAWR; this is encoded by the coding sequence ATGCATGTCGTCAACGCCGATGTCGAAGCTGTTTTCAAAAAGGTCGCGGATCTGCTTGAAATCCGCGATGCCAATCCTTTCAGGGTAAGGGCGTATCGCAACGCGGCGGTGACCGTCGGCAGGATGTCGAAGGATGTTGCCGATCTTGTCGGCCGTAACGCCGACCTTACGGAACTTCCCGGCGTAGGGCGGGATCTCGCAAGAAAGATCAGGGAGGTCGTCCTGACCGGTCGTCTCGGGCTGCTCGACAAGCTCGAAAAGCAATCCCGGGCATCGTTTTCCGAACTGATGGAGATTCCGGGACTGGGACCGAGAAAGGTCAAGGCGTTGTACGATGCGCTCGATATCAGGAATCTCGACGACCTTGAGCGTGCCGCCGAAAAGGGGGATATCGAGCATGTGACGGGATTTGGCAGGAAAACCCAGGACACCATACTTAAGGAGACAGGCAGGAGAAAAGAGCGCGGCAGGCGGATTCCCTGGCCAGAGGCGATGCGGCTGGTCAGTCCTCTCGTATCCTATCTCGAAGCGCTCGATGACGTCAGGCAGGTCGCGGTTGCCGGGAGTTTCCGCCGCTGCCGTGAAACCGTAGGCGATCTCGATATTCTGGTGAACTGCCGCAGAGGCCCGGAAGCAATACGCCATTTTACCGCTTACGACGATGTCTCCGATGTTATTTCAAGCGGCTCAACCCGCTCGTCGGTGGTGCTGCGCTCCGGTATACAGGTAGATCTCAGGGTGGTGCCGACGGTCAGTTGGGGCGCCGCGCTCCTCTATTTCACCGGGTCCAGGGAACATAACATCGCCGTGCGCAGGATCGCGATGGGGCTCGATCTGAAAATCAACGAATACGGGGTATTCAGGGATCACGAGCGTATTGCCGGAAAAAGCGAGAAAGAGGTGTATTCAGCGATCGACCTGCCATTGATTCCTCCTGAAATCAGGGAAAACAGGGGAGAGATCGAAGCGGCGAAAAAGGAGGCGATTCCCGATCTTGTCGGTCTCGATGACATACGGGGTGATCTGCACATGCATACCCGGAAAACCGATGGCCGCAATTCAATCAGGGAAATGGCTGAAGCCGCGGCGGCCAAGGGATACGAGTACATCGCGATCACGGAGCATTCCCGGCATGTCAGGATCGCACACGGCCTTGACGCGCCGGCACTCGCCCGACATATCGAGGAAATCGAGCGGGTCAATCGTGAACTGCCGGGCATCACCGTCCTGAAAGGAGTCGAGGTGGATATTCTGGAGGATGGATCTCTCGATCTTCCCGACGAAATTCTGAAGGACCTGGATATCGTCGTTTGCGCCGTGCATTATCAGTTCGCACTTACTGTCAAGCAGCAGACCCGACGGATCATCAGGGCCATGGAACATTGCTGTACGCATATTCTTGCTCATCCGACAGGCCGTCTCATAAACCGTCGGGAACCCTGCGGGATCGATATGGAAGAGGTTATGAAGAAGGCGGGTGAAACCGGTTGTATTCTCGAAATAAACGCGGCTCCCGAGCGGCTCGATCTCGATGACAGGCATTGCCTGATGGCGAAGCGGGCAGGGGTAAGAGTTGCCATCAGTTCCGATGCGCATTCCGTTGACGGTCTCGATTCCATGCTATACGGCGTCAACCAGGCGAGAAGAGGGTGGCTCGAAGCCGGGGACGTGGTCAATACGCTTTCATTGAAAGGAATCCGAGACGCGCTTGCCTGGCGTTGA
- a CDS encoding biotin/lipoyl-containing protein: MTDAVFVRPGMTPAEIVENVRNLNAVALTSTGMRDAGQSDYKNRLRMHDLSTLAPYYDEMGLFSAECNGGARWHVGIMNRRESPFEEIVRLRQQMPNVLLQTLVRETNLWGYRPYPRNVIEHVVSRVDIDVWRCFSFLNDVRNMRSVAEVVMKRGRLFQPAISFTQAEWTTDDYFLKLVREIVDLCGGTGEIILCIKDMAGVGSPRRIHALFDAIKQAWPDLVLQYHRHATDGLALPALLAAARAGASIVDVEEDSLTRFYGQAPLMSVVSYFEESGLKVHLDRTAAEGAVQKVRDWIRHYEWAESPFRGFDHGVSQHRMPGGAFPSSFEQAQKGGFLHLMPAILKVMSLYNRIVRYFDVTPGSQITWVTCSGIVNHYAKERGLAGVNHVISLLTRFVDEKQQHFDAMPPEDREELRQLFRTAPGDFRNLIVGAYGKLPMGWPADWVYTSTFGEDGPAKISERSDESPLDALPEEDLAQMRRELAGHLERAPSEEEFILYLMHPKDALDFIRFREKYGDAPLVLPTDVWRTGLKKSGDKVDFEYRGVPYCIERVSIGSEHDGLVHAVMKVNNQIRVFKIETPRAKKTEIRMARDPGDIGAPINGTVWRIGNTERGTIKVGDIVHKGEEIANLEAMKMENAILAPYDAQITGIPVRPNQMVKQGQLLFVLEEVRPEG, encoded by the coding sequence ATGACAGACGCAGTTTTCGTCAGACCGGGCATGACCCCGGCTGAAATCGTAGAAAACGTCCGAAACCTGAACGCCGTTGCCCTGACTTCGACAGGAATGAGAGACGCAGGGCAATCTGATTATAAAAACCGGTTGCGGATGCACGATCTCTCGACGCTTGCCCCGTACTACGACGAAATGGGTCTCTTCAGCGCTGAATGCAATGGAGGCGCGCGCTGGCATGTAGGCATCATGAACCGGCGGGAGAGCCCTTTCGAGGAAATTGTACGGCTGAGGCAACAAATGCCCAACGTGCTCCTGCAGACACTCGTGAGGGAAACCAACCTCTGGGGTTACCGTCCCTATCCCCGCAATGTCATCGAACATGTAGTCTCGCGCGTTGATATCGATGTGTGGCGCTGTTTTTCCTTTCTCAACGACGTTCGCAACATGCGTTCCGTCGCGGAAGTCGTCATGAAACGCGGACGTTTGTTCCAGCCTGCCATATCGTTCACGCAGGCGGAGTGGACCACCGACGACTACTTCCTGAAGCTCGTACGCGAAATCGTCGATCTCTGCGGGGGCACCGGTGAAATCATCCTCTGCATCAAGGACATGGCAGGAGTGGGAAGCCCCCGTCGTATCCATGCGCTCTTCGATGCCATCAAGCAGGCCTGGCCCGATCTCGTGCTGCAGTATCATCGCCACGCCACGGACGGGCTCGCGCTCCCGGCGCTGCTCGCGGCAGCGCGGGCAGGAGCGAGCATTGTCGATGTCGAAGAAGATTCCCTCACCCGGTTTTACGGTCAGGCTCCCCTTATGAGCGTGGTTTCGTATTTCGAGGAGTCGGGCCTGAAGGTTCATCTCGACCGGACGGCTGCCGAAGGCGCGGTACAGAAAGTACGCGACTGGATCAGGCATTACGAATGGGCCGAATCACCGTTCAGGGGCTTCGATCATGGAGTATCGCAGCACCGTATGCCCGGCGGAGCGTTCCCGAGTTCGTTCGAGCAGGCGCAAAAAGGGGGCTTTCTGCACCTGATGCCCGCCATACTCAAAGTCATGTCGCTCTATAACCGTATAGTGAGATATTTCGATGTAACCCCCGGTTCGCAGATCACCTGGGTAACCTGCAGCGGCATCGTCAACCACTACGCCAAGGAACGAGGCCTTGCCGGCGTCAACCATGTCATCAGCCTTCTGACAAGGTTCGTGGATGAAAAACAGCAGCATTTCGATGCCATGCCTCCCGAGGACCGGGAAGAGCTCCGCCAGCTTTTCCGAACCGCTCCGGGTGACTTCAGGAACCTCATCGTCGGCGCTTACGGAAAACTGCCTATGGGCTGGCCCGCGGACTGGGTCTACACAAGCACATTCGGCGAAGACGGTCCCGCTAAAATATCTGAACGATCCGACGAATCGCCTCTTGATGCCCTGCCGGAGGAAGACCTGGCGCAAATGCGACGCGAACTGGCCGGACACCTCGAACGAGCCCCGAGCGAAGAAGAGTTCATCCTTTACCTCATGCACCCGAAGGACGCTCTGGATTTTATCCGGTTCCGCGAAAAATACGGCGACGCGCCCCTCGTGCTGCCGACGGACGTCTGGAGAACCGGCCTGAAAAAATCGGGCGACAAGGTCGATTTCGAGTACCGGGGCGTCCCCTATTGCATAGAGCGGGTCTCGATCGGTTCGGAGCACGACGGCCTCGTTCATGCCGTCATGAAAGTCAACAACCAGATTCGCGTTTTCAAGATCGAGACTCCGCGCGCAAAGAAAACGGAGATCAGGATGGCCAGGGACCCGGGCGATATCGGTGCCCCTATCAACGGAACCGTATGGCGTATCGGGAATACTGAAAGGGGAACGATAAAAGTAGGCGATATTGTCCACAAGGGAGAAGAAATCGCAAACCTGGAAGCGATGAAAATGGAAAACGCGATTCTTGCGCCCTACGACGCGCAGATTACCGGGATTCCGGTGCGGCCCAACCAGATGGTAAAACAGGGCCAGCTTCTTTTCGTGCTCGAAGAAGTGCGGCCTGAAGGCTGA